In Trifolium pratense cultivar HEN17-A07 linkage group LG7, ARS_RC_1.1, whole genome shotgun sequence, a genomic segment contains:
- the LOC123894724 gene encoding reticulon-like protein B17 produces MDSSSSPLPIITTVKPIQNPLPLTPIESPSPSPSPSPLKKSRTRLSDRLEMATDESPEPSAVKRRGRTRTTQINNARKPRKPRSSEAEIREENNKDAVAVTGLIEEIGKPRKRKGRPKKEKPNLVQPSISSPRIEEENGVDFDRIGQLVSDLVMWKDVSKSTFWFGIGSLCLLSSCFSQGFNFSIVSAVSQLAILILGVSFLSNSISQSETVEEKCYVKLKEDDVLRLARLILPALNFAISKTRVLFSGEPSMTLKVIPFLLLGAEFGHLITIRRLCAIGFFVSFTVPKLYSCYTSQIDKRAEGLKLLLLDTWCACTHKKKVMAFILLTFWNLSSIKTRIFTAFMLLVLFRYLKQHVVQQLQDGEAQVGGEKEQQKESVVAAETEEKETQLALVVLNSDSKKES; encoded by the exons ATGGATTCATCATCTTCACCGCTTCCCATCATCACCACCGTTAAACCAATCCAAAACCCTCTTCCTCTCACCCCCATCGAATCCCCATCACCATCCCCATCACCTTCTCCTCTGAAGAAATCAAGAACACGCCTATCCGACCGTCTTGAAATGGCTACCGACGAGTCTCCGGAACCATCCGCAGTAAAACGCCGTGGCAGAACCAGAACCACTCAAATCAACAATGCTAGAAAACCAAGGAAACCAAGATCATCCGAAGCTGAGATTCGAGAAGAGAATAATAAAGATGCTGTTGCTGTAACTGGATTGATTGAAGAAATTGGAAAACCTAGAAAGAGAAAAGGTCGACCTAAGAAGGAAAAACCTAATTTGGTTCAACCTTCAATCTCATCTCCAA GAATTGAAGAAGAGAATGGAGTTGATTTCGACCGAATTGGGCAGCTGGTGAGTGATTTGGTTATGTGGAAAGATGTTTCCAAATCAACATTTTGGTTTGGGATTGGTTCTCTTTGTCTCTTATCTTCATGCTTTTCTCAAGGTTTCAATTTTAG CATTGTATCGGCCGTGTCACAATTGGCGATTCTCATTTTGGGTGTTTCGTTTTTGTCAAATTCAATTTCTCAAAG TGAAACTGTTGAAGAGAAGTGTTATGTCAAGCTTAAAGAAGATGATGTTTTGCGTCTTGCAAGATTGATTCTCCCCGCTTTAAATTTTGCAATTTCAAAGACTAGAGTTCTGTTTTCAGGAGAACCCTCAATGACCCTTAAA GTAATTCCTTTCCTTCTACTAGGAGCTGAGTTTGGCCACTTAATTACAATCAGAAGGCTATGTGCCATTG GTTTTTTTGTCAGCTTCACTGTCCCAAAACTTTATTCTTGCTACACTAGTCAGATAGACAAGAGAG CTGAAGGTTTGAAATTATTGCTGTTGGATACATGGTGTGCTTGCACTCACAAGAAGAAAGTGATGGCATTCATACTCTTGACATTCTGGAATCTATCTTCAATCAAAACTCGAATCTTTACAG CTTTTATGTTGCTGGTATTATTCAGATACTTAAAGCAACATGTTGTGCAGCAATTACAAGATGGAGAAGCACAAGTAGGTGGTGAGAAGGAACAACAAAAAGAATCAGTGGTGGCGGCGGAAACAGAAGAAAAGGAAACTCAACTAGCATTAGTGGTACTTAACTCAGATTCAAAAAAGGAGAGTTAA